From Pelagibacterium flavum:
GTCGCGGGCTTAAAGGAGTTGGCTGCCGTCTGACCCTTGACCACCGGTTCTGTGTCGGTCACTTCGAGGGTCACCTGCGCGGGAAGCTGGATGCCGAGCGGGGTGTCTTCGTACATTTCGACAGTGACCATCATGCCATCCTGAAGGAAGGCGGCGCGCTCACCGACGAAATCGGCGGCCAACTCGATCTGTTCGTAGGTTTCGGTGTTCATGAACACCAGCGCATCACCCTGAGCGTAAAGATACTGGAAATCGCGCTGTTCGAGCGTCACGCGCTCGACTGTTTCGGCCGAACGGA
This genomic window contains:
- the efp gene encoding elongation factor P; translated protein: MKINGNEIRPGNVIMHQDRLWVAVKVDHVKPGKGGAYAQVELKAIQGSTKLNERFRSAETVERVTLEQRDFQYLYAQGDALVFMNTETYEQIELAADFVGERAAFLQDGMMVTVEMYEDTPLGIQLPAQVTLEVTDTEPVVKGQTAANSFKPATLENGVKTMVPPFVGIGQKIIVDTSEVTYIRRAD